Proteins from a single region of Cydia strobilella chromosome 2, ilCydStro3.1, whole genome shotgun sequence:
- the LOC134754956 gene encoding uncharacterized protein LOC134754956 isoform X1, with protein MSSEDFSTLSGVYPVLTDERLSKALSDWFKENVTFTRWEYVGETGKGDSYLSELMRINVFGKTDSGDPKSIKIILKSIPRSVSRRLTFRSDEFFKNEIIFYTEVLPAMLKFQSTKNVSKPFDNCPKVFLTYCDGENDIVCLEDVSIYNFAPYPVRQEGIDYAHCKQTFKTMAKFHALSFAMRDQEPEEFNRISNLIFETYYDERLWDWYEAFWKRLCGIAIDSVEKEYPNSKYVEKVKEFAVPERYKEMIKAVQDRKNGVIGHGDSWTNNFLYKYMNGRPVDAMMIDFQLTRCASPVLDTSFVIYGCTTEDMREKHYVELLEFYYEVLSSQMTAYGSDPDKVYSRTTFMDEVKKYSFFGLAFSFESTPHIVLPPEEACDMNMEGDKKRNIDEIWPMTPFKTKEGRQREANNVKHCVDHEYI; from the exons ATGTCTTCCGAAGACTTCAGTACCCTGAGCGGCGTGTACCCCGTGCTCACTGACGAGAGACTCAGCAAGGCTCTCTCTGACTGGTTCAAGgagaacgtcacatttactcgATGGGAG TACGTTGGCGAAACAGGCAAAGGAGATTCCTACTTAAGCGAATTGATGCGCATCAATGTCTTCGGCAAAACAGACTCCGGTGACCCTAAAAGTATCAAAATCATTCTTAAGAGTATCCCCAGAAGCGTCTCCCGTCGTCTCACCTTCAGGAGTGACGAATTctttaaaaacgaaataattttCTACACAGAAGTCCTACCAGCCATGCTAAAATTCCAATCCACCAAAAACGTATCGAAACCTTTCGATAACTGTCCTAAAGTCTTCCTAACGTATTGTGACGGAGAAAACGACATTGTTTGTCTCGAAGATGTTTCTATTTACAACTTCGCGCCATACCCTGTCAGGCAAGAAGGAATTGACTACGCACATTGCAAGCAGACATTCAAAACTATGGCTAAATTCCACGCGTTATCTTTCGCAATGAGAGACCAAGAGCCTGAAGAATTTAACAGGATCAGCAATTTAATATTTGAGACTTACTATGATGAGCGTCTCTGGGATTGGTACGAGGCTTTCTGGAAGCGTCTGTGTGGTATCGCGATTGACAGTGTAGAAAAGGAATATCCTAACTCCAAATACGTTGAAAAGGTAAAGGAATTCGCTGTTCCGGAGAGGTACAAAGAGATGATAAAAGCAGTCCAGGATCGCAAAAATGGAGTCATCGGTCACGGAGATTCCTGGACCAATAATttcttatacaaatatatgaacgGACGGCCCGTTGATGCTATGATGATAGATTTCCAGCTTACTAGATGCGCGTCTCCTGTTTTGGACACATCTTTTGTCATATACGGGTGTACTACAGAAGATATGAGGGAGAAACATTATGTTGAACTGTTGGAGTTTTATTATGAAGTCCTTTCTAGCCAGATGACGGCGTATGGAAGTGATCCCGATAAGGTTTATTCGCGGACGACGTTTATGGATGAAGTGAAGAAGTATTCGTTCTTTGGTCTGGCGTTTAGTTTCGAATCGACGCCGCATATTGTACTGCCACCAGAAGAAGCCTGTGATATGAACATGGAG GGTGACAAAAAGCGCAACATAGACGAAATCTGGCCAATGACCCCCTTCAAGACGAAGGAGGGGCGTCAGAGAGAGGCGAACAACGTGAAGCACTGCGTCGACCACGAATACATATAA
- the LOC134754956 gene encoding uncharacterized protein LOC134754956 isoform X2, whose amino-acid sequence MRINVFGKTDSGDPKSIKIILKSIPRSVSRRLTFRSDEFFKNEIIFYTEVLPAMLKFQSTKNVSKPFDNCPKVFLTYCDGENDIVCLEDVSIYNFAPYPVRQEGIDYAHCKQTFKTMAKFHALSFAMRDQEPEEFNRISNLIFETYYDERLWDWYEAFWKRLCGIAIDSVEKEYPNSKYVEKVKEFAVPERYKEMIKAVQDRKNGVIGHGDSWTNNFLYKYMNGRPVDAMMIDFQLTRCASPVLDTSFVIYGCTTEDMREKHYVELLEFYYEVLSSQMTAYGSDPDKVYSRTTFMDEVKKYSFFGLAFSFESTPHIVLPPEEACDMNMEGDKKRNIDEIWPMTPFKTKEGRQREANNVKHCVDHEYI is encoded by the exons ATGCGCATCAATGTCTTCGGCAAAACAGACTCCGGTGACCCTAAAAGTATCAAAATCATTCTTAAGAGTATCCCCAGAAGCGTCTCCCGTCGTCTCACCTTCAGGAGTGACGAATTctttaaaaacgaaataattttCTACACAGAAGTCCTACCAGCCATGCTAAAATTCCAATCCACCAAAAACGTATCGAAACCTTTCGATAACTGTCCTAAAGTCTTCCTAACGTATTGTGACGGAGAAAACGACATTGTTTGTCTCGAAGATGTTTCTATTTACAACTTCGCGCCATACCCTGTCAGGCAAGAAGGAATTGACTACGCACATTGCAAGCAGACATTCAAAACTATGGCTAAATTCCACGCGTTATCTTTCGCAATGAGAGACCAAGAGCCTGAAGAATTTAACAGGATCAGCAATTTAATATTTGAGACTTACTATGATGAGCGTCTCTGGGATTGGTACGAGGCTTTCTGGAAGCGTCTGTGTGGTATCGCGATTGACAGTGTAGAAAAGGAATATCCTAACTCCAAATACGTTGAAAAGGTAAAGGAATTCGCTGTTCCGGAGAGGTACAAAGAGATGATAAAAGCAGTCCAGGATCGCAAAAATGGAGTCATCGGTCACGGAGATTCCTGGACCAATAATttcttatacaaatatatgaacgGACGGCCCGTTGATGCTATGATGATAGATTTCCAGCTTACTAGATGCGCGTCTCCTGTTTTGGACACATCTTTTGTCATATACGGGTGTACTACAGAAGATATGAGGGAGAAACATTATGTTGAACTGTTGGAGTTTTATTATGAAGTCCTTTCTAGCCAGATGACGGCGTATGGAAGTGATCCCGATAAGGTTTATTCGCGGACGACGTTTATGGATGAAGTGAAGAAGTATTCGTTCTTTGGTCTGGCGTTTAGTTTCGAATCGACGCCGCATATTGTACTGCCACCAGAAGAAGCCTGTGATATGAACATGGAG GGTGACAAAAAGCGCAACATAGACGAAATCTGGCCAATGACCCCCTTCAAGACGAAGGAGGGGCGTCAGAGAGAGGCGAACAACGTGAAGCACTGCGTCGACCACGAATACATATAA